Proteins encoded within one genomic window of Sulfurovum sp. XGS-02:
- a CDS encoding RDD family protein: MSESLSLPIASLQKRMTAFVIDDIVITLFFIIIFYDQFSVLFSNITVVDEAALETVNTFIAQNLLVVLSIKLLYHTVLVWQNGMTLGKYFMKIKVIELETGDTPGFQKAFLRASVRIPSEVLFYLGFLMAFFVPLRQTLHDKLSNCVVVND; this comes from the coding sequence ATGTCTGAATCTCTCTCCTTGCCCATTGCAAGTCTTCAAAAAAGGATGACCGCTTTTGTCATAGATGATATTGTCATTACACTCTTTTTCATCATCATTTTTTATGATCAGTTTTCTGTACTTTTTTCAAATATTACGGTGGTAGATGAAGCAGCACTTGAAACGGTCAATACCTTTATTGCTCAAAATCTTTTGGTTGTCCTCTCTATAAAACTCCTCTATCATACTGTTCTGGTATGGCAAAACGGTATGACACTGGGCAAGTATTTTATGAAGATCAAAGTGATAGAGCTAGAGACAGGAGATACACCTGGTTTTCAAAAAGCATTTTTACGTGCTTCAGTGAGAATCCCAAGCGAAGTACTGTTCTATTTGGGTTTTCTTATGGCCTTTTTTGTACCATTGAGACAAACACTGCATGATAAACTTTCTAACTGTGTAGTTGTGAATGACTAA